The Papaver somniferum cultivar HN1 chromosome 3, ASM357369v1, whole genome shotgun sequence genome includes a region encoding these proteins:
- the LOC113360186 gene encoding uncharacterized protein LOC113360186 produces MGQNYTENLKIVYDGITNMSKNIDNLITALAKQQLQEDERSKTKVVEKRQQREEERVVRGGNGPPPPPPPPAARANTIDLKFPTFDGEDPDGWIFNADQYFSVTIVTWLEFCVHVRARFAPEKFVDARLAISTINQVDDYLINFFIRSLKPHIGSVVKLLAPKTLNEAFTKEIHQEEAYATVNKLPTRQLYRPPPLRDEASTSTTPIKKLTLPTGYNKLSREEMKEKREKGLCFNCDAPFKSGHICPDKPGFLLLEMDPHSPEGITEIEYTTENHQASDDLAVLESTPTISLNSLLGSTFPNTMSITGYAKARPLTILIDSGSTHNFLHPSISKKCGFAFSSTDHVLRVTVGNGGHLNTKVLGIQWLRTLGEIVWDFEKLTMQFSIQDTAVRLTGNQSSAVMIMDVSPMQRLLSTENYGILLELVALNTSAAKHLELLPEIKQLLSTFGDIFSTPTTLPPERIQDHKISLLPETGPVNKGGSWCMCVDYRALNKITIKDRYPIPVVDELLDELHGNQVFTKLDLRYGYHQIRVHDADIPKTAFRTHDGHNEFSVVPFRLSNAPATFHSLMNYIFRPYLRKFVLVFFDDILIYSENFDDHIKHLELVFEILRNHKLFVKESKCTFAQKSVGYLGHLISSDGVSVEC; encoded by the exons atgggTCAAAATTATACAGAGAATCTGAAAATAGTATACGATGGCATTACTAATATGTCTAAAAACATTGATAACTTAATTACTGCTCTGGCAAAACAACAACTTCAAGAAGACGAAAGGAGCAAGACCAAGGTTGTTGAAAAACGTCAACAGAGAGAAGAAGAACGAGTTGTTC GTGGTGGCAAtggtcctcctcctcctccacctccaCCTGCTGCCAGAGCTAATACAATCGATCTTAAATTTCCTACCTTTGATGGAGAGGATCCTGATGGGTGGATTTTTAATGCTGATCAATACTTCAGT GTCACAATTGTGACTTGGTTGGAGTTTTGTGTTCATGTTCGTGCGCGTTTTGCACCTGAGAAATTTGTTGATGCTCGTCTAGCTATTAGTACAATTAATCAGGTTG ATGACTACTTGATCAACTTCTTCATTCGTTCTCTCAAACCACATATTGGTAGTGTGGTTAAATTGCTTGCACCAAAAACTTTGAATGAAGCTTTTACAAAGGAAATTCACCAGGAAGAAGCTTATGCAACAGTTAATAAGCTTCCTACACGCCAACTTTATCGTCCCCCTCCACTTCGAGATGAAGCATCAACTTCTACTACTCCAATCAAGAAGCTTACACTTCCTACTGGTTATAATAAGTTATCAAGggaagagatgaaagaaaaaCGCGAGAAgggtctttgtttcaattgtgatgcACCATTTAAATCTGGACATATTTGTCCTGATAAGCCGGGCTTCTTGCTTTTAGAGATGGATCCTCATTCTCCTGAAGGCATCACTGAGATTGAGTATACCACTGAAAACCACCAAGCGAGTGACGATCTTGCTGTTTTGGAATCAACCCCAACTATCTCTCTTAACTCACTTTTAGGTTCTACATTTCCTAATACTATGAGTATCACTGGTTATGCCAAGGCTCGACCTCTCACAATTCTCATAGATTCAGGGTCTACACATAATTTCTTGCATCCTAGCATATCCAAGAAATGTGGCTTTGCATTTTCGTCTACTGATCATGTTTTACGTGTAACTGTGGGTAATGGTGGTCATTTAAACACTAAAG TATTGGGAATTCAATGGCTACGCACGTTGGGAGAAATTGTTTGGGATTTTGAAAAATTGACTATGCAATTTAGCATTCAAGACACAGCCGTCAGATTAACTGGTAACCAATCATCAGCTGTAATGATTATGGATGTTTCTCCCATGCAACGTTTATTATCTACAGAAAACTATGGAATTTTATTGGAACTAGTTGCATTAAATACTTCTGCCGCCAAGCATTTAGAATTGTTACCTGAAATTAAACAGCTGCTCTCTACTTTTGGTGACATTTTTTCTACTCCAACAACACTGCCTCCAGAACGTATACAAGATCATAAAATTTCCTTACTTCCGGAGACGGGTCCTGTGAAT AAAGGAGGCTCATGGTGCATGTGTGTAGACTACCGTGCTCTTAATAAGATAACCATCAAAGATCGTTACCCAATTCCAGTAGTGGACGAATTATTGGATGAATTACATGGTAATCAAGTCTTCACCAAGTTAGATTTACGATATGGTTATCATCAAATTCGTGTACATGACGCAGACATTCCAAAGACAGCTTTCCGTACACATGATGGCCATAACGAATTTTCAGTCGTGCCTTTTAGATTATCCAATGCCCCAGCAACATTCCATAGTTTAATGAATTATATATTCCGGCCTTACTTACGCAAGTTCGTCCTGGTTTTCTTCGATGATATTCTAATCTACAGTGAGAATTTTGATGATCATATCAAACATCTGGAACTGGTATTTGAAATACTGCGAAATCACAAATTGTTCGTTAAGGAATCCAAATGTACTTTTGCACAAAAGTCTGTTGGTTACCTTGGTCATTTGATTTCATCTGATGGAGTTTCTGTTGAGTGTTAG
- the LOC113360187 gene encoding pentatricopeptide repeat-containing protein At1g63080, mitochondrial-like codes for MAKWNCEATTVSYIVIMDALCKRGFVDEALDLFSEMVAVSKVHQMSLLSEAIRLFDIMSSRGVFADSYTYNCLIHGLCRRGLWKETIRYFDEMVGSGISPNVVTFNVLIDSLSKEGRMEEVSKLFDAMIRSGKEPDVMTYNSMMNGLCLIGKLEEAQRLFDSMADN; via the exons ATGGCTAAATGGAATTGTGAAGCTACTACTGTGTCTTATATTGTGATTATGGATGCTTTATGCAAAAGAGGATTTGTTGATGAGGCTCTGGATCTCTTTTCTGAAATGGTAGCTGTTTCGAAAGTGCACCAGATGTCGTT GTTGAGTGAAGCGATCAGACTCTTCGATATCATGTCTAGTCGGGGAGTTTTTGCGGATTCATATACCTACAATTGTCTAATTCATGGACTTTGTAGGCGTGGGTTATGGAAGGAAACAATAAGATATTTTGACGAAATGGTGGGGAGTGGGATTTCGCCAAATGTAGTTACTTTTAACGTATTGATAGATTCTCTGAGTAAAGAAGGGAGGATGGAAGAAGTTTCCAAGTTATTTGATGCGATGATTAGGTCAGGAAAAGAACCTGATGTTATGACCTATAATTCTATGATGAACGGTCTGTGTTTGATTGGTAAACTCGAGGAGGCACAGAGATTGTTTGACTCAATGGCGGATAACTGA
- the LOC113357774 gene encoding pentatricopeptide repeat-containing protein At1g63080, mitochondrial-like, which yields MILLLRKVILKNPFPSSLIPFHNHLHYLLSSAKTSHFENVVINHCKSGKINNLNDALAYFNNMATMTPLPSTMAFNHILSSLSDKGFYSDVITVYKKMNDIGIQPCYFTLNILINSCCELNQIDYGFSLFGGSLKRGYDPDVIVFSILIKGLCLEGKICDARELFDKMIELGVQPNTVTCSTMITGLCRVGELDDAIELHRNMGEWNCEPNIVSYSVIIDTLCKRGSVDEALNLFSEMIDDSRIVPNVIVYSSLINGLCKADRLSEAVRLFDSMPSRGVSANSYTYSSLIHGLCNSDMLSEAVRVFESMSSEGVSANSYTYKSLIHGLCRRGLWKETMRLFDEMVGSGISPTVVTFNVLIDSLCKEGRMEEASRIFGVMIKLCREPDGYTYNSMILGLCSTGKLEEAHRLFDSMLDKGLEQDVYSFSVLINGYCKRSRLDEANQLFKKMQNKGLKPNQVTYNTLIDGLCRAGKIKTAESMLIEMQSDGVSPDIFTYNVLVNALCKAGNIEKARQWFSEIPSKGLVANVVTYTTMINGLFKQGMFIEAEKLIIEMKNKGCMPNATTYDTVIKGYLLENDVTRALEFLKEMRRRKLSLTDATKSLLSSCLSAEQLKNLEFPES from the coding sequence ATGATTCTCCTCCTGAGAAAGGTAATTCTCAAAAACCCTTTTCCCTCATCACTTATCCCTTTCCATAATCATCTCCATTACTTATTATCATCTGCAAAAACATCTCATTTCGAAAATGTAGTAATTAATCATTGCAAGTCTGGGAAAATCAACAACTTGAATGATGCTTTAGCTTACTTTAACAATATGGCAACAATGACTCCACTACCATCAACTATGGCATTCAACCATATACTCAGTTCACTTTCTGATAAGGGGTTTTATTCAGATGTAATCACAGTGTATAAGAAGATGAATGATATTGGAATTCAACCATGTTACTTTACATTGAACATTTTGATTAATTCTTGTTGTGAATTGAATCAAATTGATTATGGGTTTAGTTTGTTTGGTGGGAGTCTTAAAAGGGGTTATGATCCGGATGTAATTGTGTTTAGTATTTTGATTAAGGGGTTGTGTTTGGAAGGGAAGATTTGTGATGCTCGTGAACTGTTTGATAAAATGATTGAATTGGGGGTTCAGCCGAATACCGTCACTTGTAGTACAATGATAACTGGGCTTTGCAGAGTTGGTGAATTGGATGATGCGATTGAGTTGCACAGGAATATGGGGGAATGGAATTGCGAACCTAATATTGTTTCTTATAGTGTGATCATAGACACACTGTGCAAAAGAGGATCAGTTGACGAGGCCCTGAATCTGTTTTCTGAAATGATTGATGATTCCAGAATTGTACCAAATGTCATTGTTTATAGTTCTCTGATTAACGGGCTCTGCAAGGCTGACAGGTTAAGTGAAGCGGTCAGACTCTTCGATAGCATGCCTAGTCGAGGAGTTTCTGCAAATTCATATACTTACAGTTCACTAATTCATGGACTTTGCAATTCTGACATGCTAAGTGAAGCAGTTAGAGTCTTCGAAAGCATGTCTAGTGAAGGAGTTTCTGCGAATTCATATACTTATAAATCCCTAATTCATGGACTTTGCAGGCGTGGGTTATGGAAGGAAACAATGAGATTATTTGATGAAATGGTGGGGAGTGGGATTTCACCCACAGTAGTTACTTTCAATGTATTAATAGATTCTCTGTGTAAAGAAGGAAGGATGGAAGAAGCTTCCAGGATATTTGGTGTGATGATAAAGTTATGCAGAGAACCTGATGGATATACATATAATTCCATGATACTAGGTCTATGTTCCACAGGTAAGCTAGAGGAGGCACACAGATTGTTTGATTCAATGTTGGATAAGGGTCTTGAACAAGATGTTTACAGCTTCAGTGTGTTGATTAATGGGTATTGCAAGAGGTCTAGGTTGGATGAAGCTAATCAACTGTTcaagaaaatgcaaaacaaggGATTGAAACCCAACCAAGTTACGTATAATACACTAATAGATGGGCTATGCAGGGCAGGGAAAATTAAAACAGCGGAGAGCATGTTAATTGAAATGCAATCTGATGGGGTATCTCCGGATATATTTACATATAATGTACTTGTGAATGCCTTGTGTAAAGCTGGAAATATTGAGAAGGCGAGACAATGGTTTTCTGAAATCCCTAGCAAAGGATTAGTTGCGAACGTTGTAACATATACCACTATGATCAATGGTTTGTTCAAACAAGGGATGTTTATTGAAGCCGAAAAACTTATCATCGAAATGAAAAATAAAGGTTGCATGCCAAATGCCACTACATATGATACCGTTATTAAGGGTTATCTTTTGGAAAATGATGTTACAAGAGCattagagtttctcaaagaaaTGCGCAGAAGGAAATTGTCACTGACCGACGCCACTAAATCTTTGTTGAGCAGTTGCTTGTCTGCAGAACAACTCAAAAACTTGGAGTTTCCTGAAAGCTAG